One Aegilops tauschii subsp. strangulata cultivar AL8/78 chromosome 7, Aet v6.0, whole genome shotgun sequence genomic window carries:
- the LOC141027065 gene encoding uncharacterized protein, translating into MDMAQLLQAFREECQANTGALQMIAQAVNRQPAGNGNGCSNLTEFKKHAPPTFVETAEPLDADDWVRTIEDLLELVGCTEDRERVAYAAHCLGGTARAWWDGFKVMHAGQNITWNDFKTEFCKAHIPSGIMAIKKHEFRSLKQGSSTVKEYMQKFSVLSRYAPEDVSTDAAKRECFMEGLNQTLQYSLVVCDCPTFPDLVNKALMLEDKRRALDDTRKRKMINKGSSSNQKPRPWQPAPVKPTYQQPRAPAPRTNYQPQQYANPRPAYNNPNNNAGMRSNPNQVTCFGCGQPGHYSKNCPNKKPDAPRPNAQNPVPGRGMPPRNQAPRNPPNNGKGRVNHVTAEEAQEDPDVVLGMNWLIKHQGLLDCANRTVTVTNDQEVEVKFASNPSSAQATQVNCLTEVGLEQVPVVCEYPDVFPDELPGMPPDRDIEFIIELMPRAGPIYKKPYRMGSEELAELKKQLEEQLRKGFIRPSASPWGSPVLFVIEDLFDQLNGAKVFSKIDLRSGYYQLKIRPQDIPKTTFVTRYGLYECTVMSFGLTNAPSYFMNLMNKVFMEYLDKFVVVFIDEILVFSKTEEEHEQYLRMVLDKLREHQLYAKFQQVRILAA; encoded by the exons ATGGACATGGCTCAGCTTCTCCAAGCCTTCCGAGAGGAATGCCAAGCCAACACTGGAGCCCTCCAGATGATTGCCCAGGCTGTCAACCGCCAGCCGGCGGGGAACGGCAATGGATGTTCCAACTTGACAGAGTTCAAGAAGCATGCACCACCCACCTTCGTCGAGACTGCTGAACCCCTGGATGCAGACGACTGGGTCCGCACCATTGAGGATCTGTTGGAACTAGTCGGCTGCACTGAAGATCGTGAGAGGGTGGCATATGCTGCCCACTGTCTCGGGGGAACTGCCAGAGCTTGGTGGGATGGATTCAAGGTCATGCATGCTGGGCAAAACATCACTTGGAATGACTTCAAGACAGAATTCTGCAAGGCCCATATTCCTTCCGGAATCATGGCCATCAAGAAGCATGAGTTCCGATCCCTGAAGCAAGGAAGTAGTACTGTCAAGGAGTACATGCAGAAGTTTAGTGTTCTATCAAGGTATGCTCCTGAGGATGTCAGCACTGATGCTGCCAAAAGAGAGTGCTTCATGGAAGGCCTTAACCAGACTCTGCAGTACTCGCTTGTTGTGTGTGACTGCCCAACCTTTCCTGATCTGGTGAACAAGGCACtcatgcttgaggacaagcggcGTGCTTTGGATGATACCCGTAAGCGCAAGATGATCAACAAGGGCAGCTCCAGCAACCAGAAGCCTCGCCCGTGGCAGCCAGCCCCGGTCAAGCCAACCTATCAGCAACCAAGAGCCCCTGCACCCCGCACCAATTATCAGCCTCAGCAGTACGCCAACCCCAGGCCAGCTTACAACAACCCCAATAACAATGCCGGCATGAGAAGCAACCCCAATCAAGTCACTTGCTTTGGATGTGGTCAGCCAGGGCACTACTCCAAGAATTGCCCCAACAAGAAGCCCGATGCCCCGCGCCCCAATGCGCAGAACCCAGTACCAGGCCGCGGGATGCCACCAAGGAACCAAGCTCCCCGCAACCCGCCCAACAATGGCAAGGGTCGTGTGAATCATGTCACTGCAGAAGAAGCCCAGGAAGACCCGGAtgtcgtgctcg GGATGAATTGGCTCATCAAGCATCAAGGCTTGTTAGATTGTGCCAACCGAACTGTCACTGTGACCAATGACCAAGAAGTCGAAGTTAAATTTGCCTCCAACCCCTCCTCTGCTCAAGCCACCCAAGTTAACTGTCTGACTGAAGTTGGATTGGAGCAAGTGCCGGTAGTATGTGAATACCCCGATGTCTTTCCTGATGAGCTACCCGGAATGCCTCCTGACCGAGACATTGAGTTCATCATTGAGCTCATGCCCAGAGCAGgacccatctataagaagccttatagaatgggaTCGGAAGAGTTAGCAGAGCTGAAGAAGCAATTGGAAGAGCAGTTGAGGAAGGGATTTATCCGCCCTAGTGCCTCCCCTTGGGGATCACCTGTTCTGTTTGTG attgaagatctgtttgatcaactcaATGGGGCCAAGGTGTTCTCCAAGATCGACCTCAGATCTGGGTACTACCAGCTGAAAATCAGACCCCAAGATATTCCGAAGACGACATTTGTAACCAGATATGGCCTGTATGAATGCACGGTCATGTCCTTTGGATTGACCAATGCCCCATCTTACTTCATGAATCTCATGAATAAAGTCttcatggaatatttggacaAGTTTGTCGTCGTCTTCATTGATGAAATTCTTGTCTTCTCGAAAACGGAGGAAGAGCACGAGCAATACTTGAGGATGGTCCTAGACAAGCTTCGAGAGCACCAACTGTACGCCAAGTTccagcaagtgcgaattttggctgcATGA